A portion of the Gorilla gorilla gorilla isolate KB3781 chromosome X, NHGRI_mGorGor1-v2.1_pri, whole genome shotgun sequence genome contains these proteins:
- the LOC101126444 gene encoding putative myc-like protein MYCLP1, which yields MDRDSYQHYFYDYDGGEDFYRSTTPSEDIWKKFELVPPPWDLGPAAGNPALGFGLLEPWPVGCAGDETESQDYWKAWDANYASLIRRDCMWSGFSTQEPLERAVSDLLAVGAPSGYSPKEFATPDYTPELEAGNLAPIFPCLLGEPKIQACSRSESPSDSEGEEIDVTVKKRQSLSTRKPVIIAVRADLLDPRMNLFHISIHQQQHNYAAPFPPESCFQEGAPKRMPPKEALEIEAPGGKDDKEDEDIVSLPPAESEAAQSCQPKPIHYDTENWTRKYHSSLERKRRNDQRSRFLALRDEVPALASCSRVSKVMILVKATEYLQELAEAEERMATEKRQLECQRRQLQKRIEYLSSY from the coding sequence ATGGACCGCGACTCGTACCAGCACTATTTCTACGACTATGACGGCGGGGAGGATTTCTACCGCTCCACGACGCCCAGCGAGGACATCTGGAAGAAATTCGAGTTGGTGCCGCCGCCCTGGGACTTGGGTCCCGCAGCCGGGAACCCAGCTCTCGGCTTTGGTCTCCTGGAACCGTGGCCGGTAGGGTGCGCTGGGGACGAGACGGAATCCCAGGACTACTGGAAAGCTTGGGACGCGAACTACGCCTCCCTCATCCGCCGTGACTGCATGTGGAGCGGCTTCTCCACCCAGGAGCCGCTGGAGAGAGCGGTGAGTGACCTGCTTGCCGTTGGCGCGCCCTCGGGATACTCGCCCAAGGAGTTCGCCACCCCCGACTACACTCCCGAGCTCGAAGCCGGCAACCTAGCGCCCATCTTCCCGTGTTTGTTGGGCGAGCCCAAGATCCAGGCCTGCTCCAGGTCTGAGAGCCCAAGCGACTCCGAGGGTGAAGAAATCGACGTGACAGTAAAGAAGAGGCAGTCTTTGAGTACGCGGAAGCCAGTCATCATCGCGGTGCGTGCAGACCTTCTGGATCCCCGCATGAATCTCTTCCACATCTCCATCCACCAGCAACAGCACAACTATGCTGCCCCTTTTCCTCCAGAAAGCTGCTTCCAAGAAGGGGCTCCAAAGAGGATGCCCCCAAAAGAGGCTCTAGAGATAGAAGCTCCAGGGGGAAAGGATGATAAGGAAGATGAAGACATTGTGAGCCTCCCACCTGCAGAAAGTGAGGCTGCCCAGTCCTGCCAGCCCAAACCCATCCATTATGATACTGAGAATTGGACCAGGAAGTACCACAGCTCCCTGGAGCGCAAGAGACGGAATGATCAACGTTCGCGGTTCTTGGCCCTGAGGGACGAGGTACCCGCCCTGGCCAGCTGCTCTAGGGTTTCCAAAGTAATGATCCTAGTCAAGGCCACGGAATACTTACAAGAACTGGCGGAAGCCGAGGAGAGGATGGCTACGGAGAAAAGGCAGCTCGAATGCCAGCGACGGCAATTGCAGAAAAGAATTGAGTACCTCAGTAGCTACTGA